The Cyclopterus lumpus isolate fCycLum1 chromosome 6, fCycLum1.pri, whole genome shotgun sequence genome contains a region encoding:
- the LOC117732777 gene encoding seipin-like — protein sequence MYEHKDPARGQQSRGVAGGTTAHTRTRRNSGPDSTFVSTMGAVLHWLRDVAAVTLLKARRTLFQAAILFFVLLLLLWVSIFLYGSFYYSYMPTVSFSTPVHFYYTSDCDSSESPVCSFPTANISFLKNERDQVMAYGQPYRVSLELEMPESPVNENLGMFMVKMSCYTKGGRTVSSVGRSTMLHYRSSLLQSLSTLLFSPFFLTGMAEQKQLIDVELFSDYKMNAFQPAIGAVIEILSKRVQIYSSQLRIHAYFTGIRYVLYNFPLTSAVLGVATNFSFLSVIVLFSYLQFIWGGIWPPNQVRVRVMMGDNTRIQQRREEARKRMEKENSQTDLGAPEVIGSVTEASDFQGNDTVAGPSEAIDAPDVPEVKEEESPDWKEPEQEDSSDVLDECQEPQQGETFLRQRPGPWMSL from the coding sequence ATGTATGAACATAAGGATCCGGCACGAGGACAGCAGTCTAGAGGGGTCGCAGGAGGAACGACTGCTCACACCAGGACCAGAAGAAACTCCGGACCAGACTCGACATTCGTGAGTACGATGGGAGCTGTTCTGCACTGGCTCCGCGATGTGGCGGCCGTGACTCTCCTCAAAGCACGGCGGACTTTATTCCAGGCTGCCATCCTGTTTTTTGTCctcttgctgctgctgtgggtGTCCATCTTTCTCTACGGAAGCTTCTATTACTCCTACATGCCCACCGTGAGCTTCTCCACCCCTGTGCACTTCTACTACACCTCTGATTGTGACTCCTCAGAGTCACCGGTCTGTTCCTTCCCCACCGCCAACATCTCTTTCCTGAAGAATGAGAGGGACCAAGTGATGGCTTACGGTCAGCCTTATCGAGTGTCTTTGGAGCTGGAGATGCCGGAGTCTCCAGTGAATGAAAACCTGGGTATGTTCATGGTCAAGATGTCTTGCTACACCAAGGGTGGGAGGACCGTCTCATCGGTGGGCCGATCCACGATGCTGCATTACCGCTCCAGTCTTCTGCAGAGCCTGAGCACGTTGctgttctctcctttctttctgaCTGGCATGGCTGAACAGAAGCAGCTCATAGACGTTGAGCTCTTCTCTGACTACAAGATGAATGCTTTTCAGCCCGCCATCGGTGCGGTCATTGAGATCCTGTCCAAACGAGTGCAGATCTACTCATCTCAACTCCGTATCCATGCTTACTTCACTGGTATACGATATGTTCTGTATAACTTCCCCCTAACGTCTGCAGTGCTCGGCGTGGCCACCAACTTCTCCTTCCTCAGTGTCATTGTGCTGTTCAGCTACCTGCAGTTCATATGGGGTGGGATCTGGCCCCCAAACCAAGTCCGAGTCCGGGTCATGATGGGGGATAACACCCGCAtccagcagaggagagaggaggctcgGAAGCGCATGGAGAAGGAAAACTCGCAGACCGACCTCGGTGCTCCCGAAGTGATTGGCTCTGTGACTGAGGCATCTGATTTCCAGGGAAATGACACGGTGGCAGGGCCCTCAGAGGCCATAGATGCCCCTGATGTGCCCGAAGTCAAGGAGGAAGAGTCTCCTGACTGGAAGGAGCCCGAGCAGGAAGACAGCTCAGACGTGTTGGATGAATGCCAAGAGCCTCAGCAGGGGGAGACCTTCCTCCGACAGAGACCTGGGCCGTGGATGAGCCTGTGA
- the fnbp4 gene encoding formin-binding protein 4 isoform X2, with the protein MDEQQADGLRFGRERLANMKTSAAKATEGLSLLGAYEDSDDEDAGDSLQHSTAKSTDIDSTLANFMAEIDAITTQPNSDDTAQPSAPTTIPPRPEVDTQQPAASGDQNQQSTEFEYNTQYSLAGVGVEMGDWQEVWEDSSGCHYYWNTQTNEVSWQLPQYLADQVKSLEQNTNSSSVNGNGTAHVAYHTKEKAAAFVAAPPSVKETKVKEVIESVVGLTSEEEERHGVAASLLGPLIPSEVKEAEEKWRKKLLKDLDETENSLDSDEEGVHNAGSPSTPLSDPDPIPTVQKDLCTKKLSEDNSDAEEETEEDTMELELALERKKAELRALEEGDVSAGGSSPCSETSQEAAGSRGMLLKKKRWKTAFPSAPSPDSNSIGSDLQDSTETTLSKVQESAMEGEDKEADNSEEKVVTNPPVKEEVETPELKVETPELKFQIGQLANTLTSKMEFLGINKKAISNFQFLLLQTETRIADWREGALNGVYLRRRLQEAAEHIKYYELNATPKGWSCHWDREHRRYFYVNDRTSASQWDFPKEDDKEEDLKSTQGTQAQTSGDGDVKTLSASAGGVTGSFASPPAAPPAPPQPSASFLWSPPQPPLPDSPPPPSNYPPPPPLPPGSPPPPPPPPDSDGEIMEVEMEMDDDFDGEPPAPGTEEDGSGRPPLPPGIASVKIVESSAPLGKAQKRKASQLNKSITIGSNPILYTQPAFSAAPLMSATAYWGVPSVPAPLAPCEPPVPPVPALPPQPPLPPSQPPFEPPGAKVLPTDKTKKVKKDKSKKNKIKMPSLVKKWQSIQKELDDEEKSSSSDEDRDQLNKKNIEDWRQQQLHTGKASKNANFELLPNNWRDRLKKRKTTNKT; encoded by the exons ATGG acgaACAGCAGGCTGATGGACTCAGATTCGGGAGAGAAAGACTCGCAAACATGAAGACTTCTGCAGCAAAGGCCACAG AGGGCTTGTCCTTGCTAGGAGCCTATGAGGATAGTGATGACGAGGATGCTGGAGACTCTCTTCAGCATTCAACTGCAAAGTCAACTGACATCGACAGTACATTGGCCAACTTCATGGCT GAAATTGATGCAATCACCACCCAGCCAAATTCAGATGATACAGCTCAACCTTCGGCCCCAACTACCATCCCACCCAGACCGGAGGTTGATACTCAGCAGCCAGCTGCTAGTGGAGACCAGAACCAACAAAGCACAGAGTTTGAGTACAATACTCAGTACTCACTTGCTGGAG tgGGTGTCGAGATGGGAGACTGGCAGGAGGTGTGGGAAGATAGCTCTGGCTGCCACTACTACTGGAACACTCAGACCAATGAGGTGTCCTGGCAGCTGCCACAATATCTAGCTGATCAGGTGAAAAGCCTGGAGCAGAATACTAACAG ctCTAGTGTCAATGGCAACGGCACTGCGCATGTCGCCTATCACACCAAGGAAAAGGCTGCTGCTTTTGTTGCAGCCCCACCATCTGTGAAAGAGACCAAAGTGAAG gAGGTAATTGAGAGTGTTGTAGGCCTCAcaagtgaagaagaggagcgcCATGGAGTGGCTGCGTCTCTGCTTGGTCCACTGATCCCTTCTGAAGtgaaagaagcagaagaaaaatggagaaaaaaactgCTTAAAGACTTGGATGAGACTGAGAACAGTTTGGATTCTGATGAGGAAGGTGTTCACAATGCAGGATCCCCATCTACCCCTCTGTCGGACCCTGACCCAATCCCCACGGTCCAGAAAGATCTTTGCACCAAGAAGCTGTCGGAAGACAACTCtgatgcagaggaggagacggaggaagacACAATGGAGCTGGAACTGGCCCTGGAGAGGAAAAAG GCTGAGCTCCGTGCGCTGGAGGAGGGTGACGTGAGTGCCGGGGGCTCCAGTCCATGTTCTGAGACAAGCCAAGAAGCCGCTGGTTCTCGAGGCATGCTACTGAAGAAAAAACGGTGGAAGACTGCCTTCCCCAGTGCTCCCAGCCCTGACTCGAACAGCATCGGCTCAGACCTACAGGACAGCACAGAGACGA CACTTTCTAAAGTCCAAGAGAGCGCTAtggaaggagaggacaaggaagCGGACAATtcagaggagaaagtggttacaAATCCTCCGGTAAAAGAAGAGGTGGAAACACCGGAGCTCAAAGTAGAAACGCCTGAGCTCAAG TTTCAGATTGGACAACTGGCTAACACGTTAACCAGCAAGATGGAGTTCCTGGGGATAAACAAAAAGGCGATCTCAAACTTTCAGTTTCTTCTGCTACAAACTGAG ACTCGGATTGCTGACTGGAGAGAGGGCGCTCTGAATGGAGTCTATCTTCGTCGCAGGCTTCAGGAAGCTGCCGAACACATAAAATATTACGAACTTAACGCCACTCCTAAAGGCTGGTCCTGCCACTGGGACAG AGAGCACAGGCGGTATTTCTATGTGAACGACCGGACCAGTGCCTCCCAGTGGGATTTTCCAAAAGAGGACGACAAGGAGGAAGACCTGAAAAGCACCCAAGGTACCCAGGCACAGACTTCCGGTGACGGGGATGTCAAAACATTGTCTGCGTCTGCTGGAGGGGTCACAG GATCTTTTGCTTCACCCCCCGCCGCCCCACCAGCACCTCCTCAGCCCAGTGCATCATTTCTCTGGTCCCCACCTCAACCTCCCCTTCCTGACAGCCCACCTCCACCTTCCAACTACCCACCGCCTCCGCCTCTCCCCCCAGgctcaccacctccacctcctcctccccctgacAGTGATGGAGAGATCATGGAGGTAGAGATGGAAATGGATGATGATTTTGACGGTGAGCCTCCTGCTCCTGGAACGGAGGAAGATGGCTCTGGGAGGCCTCCTTTACCTCCAGGCATTGCGAGTGTCAAG ATTGTGGAGTCGTCGGCTCCCTTGGGGAAGGCTCAGAAACGTAAAGCCAGCCAGCTAAATAAATCCATAACTATTGGCAGTAATCCCATTCTTTACACCCAGCCGGCTTTTAGTGCAG CTCCCCTCATGTCTGCAACTGCCTACTGGGGTGTGCCATCTGTGCCCGCTCCCTTGGCCCCTTGTGAACCTCCTGTCCCACCTGTCCCGGCCCTACCCCCTCAGCCACCACTGCCACCATCCCAGCCGCCCTTTGAACCCCCTGGAGCCAAAGTTCTACCCACAGACAAGACCAAGAAAGTGAAAAAGGATAAG TCAAAGAAGAATAAGATCAAAATGCCATCTCTGGTGAAGAAGTGGCAGAGCATCCAGAAGGAGTTGGACGATGAGGAGAAAAGCAGCTCCAGTGACGAGGACCGAGATCAGCTTAACAAGAAGAATATTGAGGACTGGAGGCAACAGCAGCTCCACAC CGGAAAAGCTTCAAAGAATGCCAATTTTGAGCTACTGCCCAATAACTGGCGGGACCGACTGAAGAAACGGAAGACGACGAATAAGACGTAA
- the fnbp4 gene encoding formin-binding protein 4 isoform X1, translated as MGKKNRLTAGAVGRRTILQLSPPGHRGGDVGEREEAPSGSDDEQQADGLRFGRERLANMKTSAAKATEGLSLLGAYEDSDDEDAGDSLQHSTAKSTDIDSTLANFMAEIDAITTQPNSDDTAQPSAPTTIPPRPEVDTQQPAASGDQNQQSTEFEYNTQYSLAGVGVEMGDWQEVWEDSSGCHYYWNTQTNEVSWQLPQYLADQVKSLEQNTNSSSVNGNGTAHVAYHTKEKAAAFVAAPPSVKETKVKEVIESVVGLTSEEEERHGVAASLLGPLIPSEVKEAEEKWRKKLLKDLDETENSLDSDEEGVHNAGSPSTPLSDPDPIPTVQKDLCTKKLSEDNSDAEEETEEDTMELELALERKKAELRALEEGDVSAGGSSPCSETSQEAAGSRGMLLKKKRWKTAFPSAPSPDSNSIGSDLQDSTETTLSKVQESAMEGEDKEADNSEEKVVTNPPVKEEVETPELKVETPELKFQIGQLANTLTSKMEFLGINKKAISNFQFLLLQTETRIADWREGALNGVYLRRRLQEAAEHIKYYELNATPKGWSCHWDREHRRYFYVNDRTSASQWDFPKEDDKEEDLKSTQGTQAQTSGDGDVKTLSASAGGVTGSFASPPAAPPAPPQPSASFLWSPPQPPLPDSPPPPSNYPPPPPLPPGSPPPPPPPPDSDGEIMEVEMEMDDDFDGEPPAPGTEEDGSGRPPLPPGIASVKIVESSAPLGKAQKRKASQLNKSITIGSNPILYTQPAFSAAPLMSATAYWGVPSVPAPLAPCEPPVPPVPALPPQPPLPPSQPPFEPPGAKVLPTDKTKKVKKDKSKKNKIKMPSLVKKWQSIQKELDDEEKSSSSDEDRDQLNKKNIEDWRQQQLHTGKASKNANFELLPNNWRDRLKKRKTTNKT; from the exons ATGGGTAAGAAAAATCGCCTCACAGCAGGAGCGGTCGGTCGAAGAACGATCCTTCAGCTTTCGCCTCCCGGGCACCGCGGTGGGGATGtcggagagagggaagaagccCCCTCGGGATCCGATG acgaACAGCAGGCTGATGGACTCAGATTCGGGAGAGAAAGACTCGCAAACATGAAGACTTCTGCAGCAAAGGCCACAG AGGGCTTGTCCTTGCTAGGAGCCTATGAGGATAGTGATGACGAGGATGCTGGAGACTCTCTTCAGCATTCAACTGCAAAGTCAACTGACATCGACAGTACATTGGCCAACTTCATGGCT GAAATTGATGCAATCACCACCCAGCCAAATTCAGATGATACAGCTCAACCTTCGGCCCCAACTACCATCCCACCCAGACCGGAGGTTGATACTCAGCAGCCAGCTGCTAGTGGAGACCAGAACCAACAAAGCACAGAGTTTGAGTACAATACTCAGTACTCACTTGCTGGAG tgGGTGTCGAGATGGGAGACTGGCAGGAGGTGTGGGAAGATAGCTCTGGCTGCCACTACTACTGGAACACTCAGACCAATGAGGTGTCCTGGCAGCTGCCACAATATCTAGCTGATCAGGTGAAAAGCCTGGAGCAGAATACTAACAG ctCTAGTGTCAATGGCAACGGCACTGCGCATGTCGCCTATCACACCAAGGAAAAGGCTGCTGCTTTTGTTGCAGCCCCACCATCTGTGAAAGAGACCAAAGTGAAG gAGGTAATTGAGAGTGTTGTAGGCCTCAcaagtgaagaagaggagcgcCATGGAGTGGCTGCGTCTCTGCTTGGTCCACTGATCCCTTCTGAAGtgaaagaagcagaagaaaaatggagaaaaaaactgCTTAAAGACTTGGATGAGACTGAGAACAGTTTGGATTCTGATGAGGAAGGTGTTCACAATGCAGGATCCCCATCTACCCCTCTGTCGGACCCTGACCCAATCCCCACGGTCCAGAAAGATCTTTGCACCAAGAAGCTGTCGGAAGACAACTCtgatgcagaggaggagacggaggaagacACAATGGAGCTGGAACTGGCCCTGGAGAGGAAAAAG GCTGAGCTCCGTGCGCTGGAGGAGGGTGACGTGAGTGCCGGGGGCTCCAGTCCATGTTCTGAGACAAGCCAAGAAGCCGCTGGTTCTCGAGGCATGCTACTGAAGAAAAAACGGTGGAAGACTGCCTTCCCCAGTGCTCCCAGCCCTGACTCGAACAGCATCGGCTCAGACCTACAGGACAGCACAGAGACGA CACTTTCTAAAGTCCAAGAGAGCGCTAtggaaggagaggacaaggaagCGGACAATtcagaggagaaagtggttacaAATCCTCCGGTAAAAGAAGAGGTGGAAACACCGGAGCTCAAAGTAGAAACGCCTGAGCTCAAG TTTCAGATTGGACAACTGGCTAACACGTTAACCAGCAAGATGGAGTTCCTGGGGATAAACAAAAAGGCGATCTCAAACTTTCAGTTTCTTCTGCTACAAACTGAG ACTCGGATTGCTGACTGGAGAGAGGGCGCTCTGAATGGAGTCTATCTTCGTCGCAGGCTTCAGGAAGCTGCCGAACACATAAAATATTACGAACTTAACGCCACTCCTAAAGGCTGGTCCTGCCACTGGGACAG AGAGCACAGGCGGTATTTCTATGTGAACGACCGGACCAGTGCCTCCCAGTGGGATTTTCCAAAAGAGGACGACAAGGAGGAAGACCTGAAAAGCACCCAAGGTACCCAGGCACAGACTTCCGGTGACGGGGATGTCAAAACATTGTCTGCGTCTGCTGGAGGGGTCACAG GATCTTTTGCTTCACCCCCCGCCGCCCCACCAGCACCTCCTCAGCCCAGTGCATCATTTCTCTGGTCCCCACCTCAACCTCCCCTTCCTGACAGCCCACCTCCACCTTCCAACTACCCACCGCCTCCGCCTCTCCCCCCAGgctcaccacctccacctcctcctccccctgacAGTGATGGAGAGATCATGGAGGTAGAGATGGAAATGGATGATGATTTTGACGGTGAGCCTCCTGCTCCTGGAACGGAGGAAGATGGCTCTGGGAGGCCTCCTTTACCTCCAGGCATTGCGAGTGTCAAG ATTGTGGAGTCGTCGGCTCCCTTGGGGAAGGCTCAGAAACGTAAAGCCAGCCAGCTAAATAAATCCATAACTATTGGCAGTAATCCCATTCTTTACACCCAGCCGGCTTTTAGTGCAG CTCCCCTCATGTCTGCAACTGCCTACTGGGGTGTGCCATCTGTGCCCGCTCCCTTGGCCCCTTGTGAACCTCCTGTCCCACCTGTCCCGGCCCTACCCCCTCAGCCACCACTGCCACCATCCCAGCCGCCCTTTGAACCCCCTGGAGCCAAAGTTCTACCCACAGACAAGACCAAGAAAGTGAAAAAGGATAAG TCAAAGAAGAATAAGATCAAAATGCCATCTCTGGTGAAGAAGTGGCAGAGCATCCAGAAGGAGTTGGACGATGAGGAGAAAAGCAGCTCCAGTGACGAGGACCGAGATCAGCTTAACAAGAAGAATATTGAGGACTGGAGGCAACAGCAGCTCCACAC CGGAAAAGCTTCAAAGAATGCCAATTTTGAGCTACTGCCCAATAACTGGCGGGACCGACTGAAGAAACGGAAGACGACGAATAAGACGTAA